A genomic window from Candidatus Pelagisphaera phototrophica includes:
- a CDS encoding DUF1552 domain-containing protein, protein MYYQTKPLNRRTFLRGIAGASLSLPFLDAMVLGSVSSTALVPTRMVCVGTGLGFVPELFFPRKTGRSYELPVLLKPLVRHRNDFSVFSQLDHGTEGVGGHGGVHAYLTGLLSKNSRGLPEANISLDQKAAQFVGAQTRFQSLQLASGGSDANNTLSWSSAGVALPQLANLRMINSLLFRKTDPSQLGQLKSVYTDQLSILDLVKTDADRLMRKVGERDKEKLDRYFTSVREVEKKLIQSKEWLDRPKPSVDYQLPPEADGLTFSERIPLYYDLMALALQTDSTRVITFASNDIGHDAGGLGVTRGYHQLTHHGKVESYIEELAIIERFHTTQFSRFLDLLKSVDEPNGKSLFDNTMSLLGSGMGNASSHSNKNLPLMLAGGGFRHGEHKLYSKDKGRGTETRAANLFVSMLQRFGLEIDQFSSSTGTLTGLEVA, encoded by the coding sequence ATGTATTATCAAACTAAACCTCTAAATAGACGTACCTTTCTTAGAGGCATCGCGGGAGCGTCGCTTTCATTGCCGTTTCTCGATGCTATGGTCTTGGGATCCGTGTCCAGTACGGCTTTGGTGCCCACGCGTATGGTGTGTGTGGGCACGGGGTTGGGCTTTGTGCCAGAGCTTTTCTTTCCAAGGAAAACGGGGCGAAGCTATGAATTGCCCGTATTGCTCAAGCCGCTTGTGCGTCATCGCAACGACTTCTCGGTGTTTTCTCAACTTGATCATGGTACAGAAGGCGTGGGTGGCCACGGAGGGGTGCATGCTTATCTCACGGGATTGCTTTCGAAAAACTCGAGAGGCTTGCCGGAAGCTAACATATCCTTGGACCAAAAGGCTGCCCAGTTCGTAGGTGCCCAGACTCGTTTTCAGTCCTTGCAATTAGCGTCAGGCGGGTCGGATGCGAACAATACGCTTTCCTGGTCTAGCGCTGGCGTTGCTCTGCCGCAGCTTGCTAATTTGAGAATGATCAATTCGCTGCTCTTTCGAAAAACGGACCCGAGCCAGTTAGGGCAATTAAAAAGTGTGTATACGGACCAGTTGAGCATTCTCGACTTGGTGAAGACGGACGCGGATCGACTGATGCGTAAGGTCGGAGAGCGTGACAAGGAAAAGCTGGATCGCTATTTTACTTCTGTAAGGGAGGTAGAGAAAAAGCTGATACAATCCAAGGAATGGCTAGACAGGCCAAAACCCTCGGTTGACTACCAACTGCCTCCCGAGGCAGATGGGCTCACGTTTTCCGAACGAATTCCACTCTACTACGACCTGATGGCCTTGGCTTTGCAGACGGATTCAACGCGGGTGATCACGTTCGCATCCAACGATATTGGGCATGATGCTGGCGGTTTGGGGGTCACCCGTGGATATCATCAACTGACACATCATGGTAAGGTGGAAAGCTATATTGAAGAGCTCGCTATTATAGAACGCTTCCACACCACGCAGTTTTCTCGATTTCTTGATTTGCTGAAATCGGTCGACGAGCCTAACGGGAAATCGCTTTTTGATAATACGATGTCTTTGCTGGGAAGCGGCATGGGAAATGCGAGTTCGCACAGTAACAAGAATCTGCCATTGATGTTGGCGGGTGGCGGATTCCGCCACGGCGAGCACAAACTCTACTCTAAAGACAAAGGGCGCGGAACGGAAACACGTGCAGCGAACCTGTTCGTTTCAATGCTGCAGCGATTCGGTCTCGAGATCGACCAGTTTTCAAGTTCGACTGGCACATTAACGGGACTGGAAGTAGCTTAG
- a CDS encoding YMGG-like glycine zipper-containing protein, whose amino-acid sequence MLLTNLRRKKHVAGILALLASSLLLTGCATSGHHERKGAVAGAATGALLGAIIGNQSGEEGEGAALGAVAGAIVGREIGRSKDQADMRNARPRSPGVYDATRVDYGAMMTEDEKRRVRERAGKDEINDWGYYLTSDEKRRILDRSEQAIGL is encoded by the coding sequence ATGCTTTTGACAAACCTACGCCGCAAAAAACACGTCGCTGGAATACTCGCTCTTCTCGCATCCAGCTTACTGCTGACTGGGTGCGCTACCAGTGGTCACCACGAACGCAAGGGGGCGGTAGCGGGTGCCGCCACGGGAGCCTTGCTGGGAGCTATCATCGGAAACCAGTCAGGCGAAGAAGGCGAAGGAGCGGCCCTAGGCGCAGTTGCCGGGGCTATCGTCGGACGCGAAATCGGCCGGTCTAAAGACCAGGCAGATATGAGGAACGCCCGCCCTCGCAGCCCGGGGGTCTACGACGCCACTCGGGTCGACTACGGTGCCATGATGACCGAAGATGAAAAGCGTCGTGTCCGTGAACGGGCTGGCAAAGACGAAATCAACGACTGGGGCTACTACCTCACATCCGACGAAAAACGCCGTATCCTTGATCGCTCAGAGCAAGCGATTGGTCTATAA
- a CDS encoding sulfatase-like hydrolase/transferase, with amino-acid sequence MLAICLFGPFLLAQDKPNILWITSEDNGISWVSCYGGANADTPAIDQLAKEGFRYTNCFDNAAVCAPTRSVWITGMYGISNGTQPMRSRNLIPHDKIKYYPDLLKAAGYHTSNPGKTDYNIGGREDKDPWDYKGGKEQFGWRMRESGQPFFAVFNITDSHESRAHGSLDEVKKDPAGMKLFSYHPDLPVIRKNYAKYAEAVENMDRKVQQAIDALKADGLYEDTIIIYNSDHGGVMARSKRFLYSSGVHCPLVVRIPEKMKHLYPGNEPGTTVDRLVSFVDMPKTWLSLAGAEIPDTFQGTVFLGNGIESEPKYHLGFRERADERLDLVRLMRTGRYSYHKNYYPFAPAGHHLAYLWKAQLTPAWEQHHREGKTNEITGQFFEPRASEEFFDNESDFDNVYNLINAPEHQAMIAELKAALRQKQLELHDSGLLPEKMRERRAEENNLTIFEMVRDEKLYPLESYLDAADRALARDKANLGTFKKWMSHEDEGMRWWAVVGLRLLDKNARSATAALKKALKDESHEVRVMAAWILIDLGQSDLGLATLETLLINHSENEPMLHNVIDWVGEPAFPLVKKYLDNGGSREGRYGISIMARIAQVEDL; translated from the coding sequence ATGCTAGCTATTTGCCTATTCGGCCCTTTTCTGCTGGCTCAAGACAAACCAAACATTCTTTGGATAACCAGCGAGGACAACGGGATTTCGTGGGTGAGTTGCTATGGGGGAGCCAATGCGGATACGCCAGCGATTGACCAATTGGCGAAGGAAGGTTTCCGCTACACCAACTGTTTTGACAATGCGGCAGTCTGCGCCCCGACCCGGTCGGTCTGGATTACGGGCATGTATGGAATCTCCAATGGAACGCAACCGATGCGGAGCCGTAATCTGATTCCGCACGATAAGATCAAGTACTACCCGGATCTGCTGAAAGCGGCAGGATACCACACCTCCAACCCCGGCAAGACGGACTACAACATCGGTGGCCGAGAAGACAAGGACCCATGGGATTATAAGGGAGGTAAGGAGCAATTTGGTTGGAGGATGCGTGAGTCGGGACAACCGTTCTTCGCCGTATTCAATATTACGGACAGTCACGAGAGCCGCGCTCATGGCAGTCTTGACGAGGTTAAAAAGGATCCGGCTGGAATGAAACTCTTCTCCTATCATCCGGACCTGCCGGTGATTCGAAAAAATTACGCCAAATACGCCGAAGCCGTTGAGAATATGGACCGTAAGGTCCAGCAGGCAATCGATGCGCTCAAAGCGGATGGCTTGTACGAAGACACAATCATTATTTACAACTCGGACCACGGTGGCGTGATGGCCCGGAGCAAGCGGTTCCTCTATTCGAGCGGAGTTCACTGCCCGCTCGTTGTACGCATTCCTGAAAAAATGAAGCATCTCTATCCCGGCAATGAGCCGGGAACGACGGTCGACCGACTTGTCAGTTTCGTCGACATGCCGAAAACGTGGCTGAGCTTGGCGGGAGCGGAAATTCCAGACACCTTCCAGGGGACCGTTTTTTTGGGAAATGGCATCGAATCGGAGCCCAAGTATCATCTAGGATTTCGGGAGCGGGCCGACGAGCGGCTCGACCTCGTACGTCTCATGCGGACGGGGCGATACTCGTATCACAAAAACTATTACCCGTTCGCCCCTGCAGGGCATCACCTAGCTTACCTGTGGAAAGCTCAGCTGACGCCCGCCTGGGAACAGCATCACCGAGAGGGGAAAACGAATGAAATCACGGGCCAGTTCTTCGAGCCACGGGCCTCCGAAGAGTTTTTCGATAACGAGAGCGACTTTGACAATGTGTACAACCTGATCAATGCTCCGGAGCATCAGGCGATGATAGCCGAACTGAAGGCAGCCTTGCGCCAGAAGCAGCTCGAGCTGCACGATTCGGGGCTCTTGCCTGAGAAGATGCGCGAGCGACGGGCTGAGGAAAACAATCTCACCATCTTCGAAATGGTTCGAGACGAAAAATTGTATCCACTCGAATCTTATCTAGATGCTGCCGATAGGGCTCTTGCCAGGGACAAGGCGAATCTGGGAACCTTTAAGAAGTGGATGTCGCACGAGGACGAAGGCATGCGTTGGTGGGCAGTGGTTGGCCTGCGCTTGCTCGATAAGAATGCCCGTTCCGCGACTGCGGCTCTCAAGAAAGCCCTTAAGGATGAATCGCACGAAGTACGAGTGATGGCAGCGTGGATACTGATCGACCTAGGGCAAAGCGACCTAGGTTTAGCCACCCTTGAAACCCTGTTGATAAATCACTCGGAAAACGAGCCTATGCTTCACAATGTCATCGATTGGGTTGGTGAACCCGCATTTCCGCTCGTAAAGAAGTACCTGGACAACGGAGGCAGTCGCGAAGGTCGATATGGCATTAGTATAATGGCCAGAATCGCTCAGGTTGAAGACTTATAG
- a CDS encoding Gfo/Idh/MocA family protein produces MSKLTRRQFIKTSTAAGVGILGAPAILSAEAKGDKLRVAFIGVGGINSRHINDTISHGDICGAYCDVDSSRYTNIPKGIAAMEKDGNSWLAKHWKAAKGFQDYREMFDKAADSFDAVMIGTPDHSHYPATVLALEHGKHVFTQKPLTHTVWEARQLADACDRYQLATQMGNQGHANEGNRQIAAYVQGGHLGDIKEIHCFTNRPVWPQGFELPKGGDPAPETLDWQNWLGPAADRPYLGDRGLDAGRARKRGGAYLPFNWRGWLDFGGGALADMACHTMDSIFMSLDPGYPTHVEALNVDTLTHAAFPKGSTLKWTFGSTDKRPGFDVFWYDGTDNAYTDKNGKPRRHERLEEIAQGAELANSGNLYVGTKNTLLVTGDYGDSSRIIPNEAHRAVAMELKEKTGDHRPARVYEPSIGHHTEFREAAIGNKPYDYPGSNFKYAGPFTETIQLGNVCLGFPGKKLAWDGPNLRFKNSRKANSLINKEYRKEWDFKLSKA; encoded by the coding sequence ATGAGCAAATTAACACGTCGTCAATTCATCAAAACTTCAACTGCAGCCGGCGTAGGGATACTCGGTGCACCTGCCATTCTCAGTGCTGAGGCCAAGGGCGACAAGCTGCGCGTCGCGTTTATCGGCGTAGGGGGCATCAACAGTCGCCATATCAACGATACCATCAGCCATGGCGATATTTGCGGGGCGTACTGCGATGTCGATTCCAGCCGCTACACTAACATCCCGAAGGGCATTGCAGCGATGGAAAAAGACGGAAATAGTTGGCTAGCGAAGCATTGGAAAGCGGCAAAGGGTTTCCAGGACTACCGCGAGATGTTCGACAAGGCAGCCGACAGTTTTGATGCGGTCATGATCGGCACACCCGACCATAGCCACTATCCAGCGACCGTCCTGGCACTTGAGCATGGCAAGCACGTTTTTACGCAGAAGCCCCTAACCCACACGGTTTGGGAGGCTCGCCAGCTGGCGGACGCGTGTGATCGCTACCAGCTAGCGACGCAGATGGGCAACCAGGGTCACGCCAACGAAGGCAATCGCCAGATAGCGGCCTATGTCCAAGGGGGACACCTGGGTGATATTAAAGAAATTCATTGTTTCACCAACCGTCCCGTTTGGCCCCAGGGATTTGAGCTTCCGAAGGGTGGGGACCCGGCACCGGAAACGCTTGACTGGCAAAACTGGCTCGGCCCAGCTGCTGACCGACCCTACCTGGGCGATCGCGGACTTGACGCGGGGCGGGCAAGGAAGCGCGGCGGTGCTTATCTCCCCTTTAACTGGCGTGGGTGGCTCGACTTTGGCGGTGGTGCCTTGGCCGACATGGCGTGCCACACCATGGACTCGATTTTCATGTCGCTCGACCCAGGCTATCCGACCCATGTTGAAGCGCTCAATGTCGACACCTTGACCCATGCCGCCTTTCCCAAAGGCTCCACTTTGAAGTGGACCTTTGGATCTACGGACAAGCGTCCTGGCTTCGACGTCTTCTGGTACGACGGAACGGACAATGCTTACACGGACAAGAACGGTAAGCCGCGCCGCCATGAGCGGCTGGAGGAAATCGCTCAAGGAGCGGAGCTTGCGAACTCGGGTAACCTGTACGTCGGGACGAAGAACACGCTGTTGGTGACGGGTGACTACGGTGATAGCTCTCGCATAATTCCAAACGAAGCTCATCGCGCCGTCGCCATGGAACTCAAGGAAAAGACTGGCGACCATCGCCCCGCCCGTGTTTATGAGCCTTCGATCGGCCACCATACGGAATTCCGCGAGGCTGCCATTGGCAACAAACCTTACGACTACCCAGGCTCAAATTTCAAGTACGCCGGCCCATTCACCGAGACGATTCAGCTGGGCAATGTCTGCCTGGGATTCCCAGGAAAGAAGCTCGCTTGGGATGGCCCGAACCTGCGCTTCAAGAACAGCCGGAAAGCGAATAGTCTCATCAACAAGGAATACCGTAAAGAATGGGATTTTAAACTAAGCAAAGCGTAA
- a CDS encoding sulfatase family protein, protein MIKYISFVIALLILNAAFCQDRPNIVWIVVDDMSSHFGYQGEPLATTPRVDRLAKEGIVFSRAYATAPVCSTFRSAMITGMYQTTIGAHHHRSSRGELKIELPRGVRTIPELFREAGYFTTITDASGKRNGKQDYDFVYKPSDLYDGIDYSQRKNGQPFFAQFHLRGGKIRNSEQGYKAAMADMNLRVERSAVTLPPYYPDHPVIREDWAQYLDSVNYTDIEVGRILYRLEKDGSLENTIVFFLTDHGISHARGKQFLYEEGILIPFVVWAPGLLPQGKVRDEFIAHIDLGATSLQLAGIPIPKSMQGRPLFGPDAEPRDYVVSARDRCDETVDRIRSIRKGDFKYIRNFYPQRPYLQPCAYKDAKPFMPILRELYAAGKLNEAQSLQLAEIRPEEELYDLTQDLWEINNLAEDPAYQDKLSDFRALLGRWVMDTDDKGRYPESIELYDSDMAPYLKTLKSRKPESAAKVEANIELMKTWRMEGK, encoded by the coding sequence TTGATAAAATATATCTCTTTTGTAATTGCTCTTTTAATTTTAAACGCCGCGTTCTGTCAGGATCGTCCGAATATCGTTTGGATTGTGGTCGACGACATGTCTTCTCACTTTGGATACCAGGGAGAGCCGCTTGCCACGACGCCTCGAGTCGATCGCCTTGCCAAAGAGGGCATTGTCTTCAGTCGAGCCTATGCGACGGCACCGGTTTGCTCTACCTTTCGCTCCGCGATGATCACCGGCATGTACCAGACGACGATCGGGGCTCACCATCACCGGAGTTCGCGGGGCGAGCTGAAGATCGAACTGCCGAGAGGCGTTCGTACGATCCCAGAGCTATTTCGTGAAGCAGGCTATTTCACAACAATCACTGATGCCTCCGGAAAGAGAAACGGGAAGCAAGACTACGACTTCGTTTATAAACCGTCGGACCTCTACGATGGGATCGATTACAGTCAGCGGAAGAATGGTCAGCCGTTCTTCGCCCAATTTCATCTCCGTGGTGGGAAAATCCGCAATAGCGAACAAGGCTATAAGGCTGCTATGGCGGACATGAATTTGCGGGTTGAACGCAGCGCGGTGACCTTGCCTCCTTACTATCCCGACCACCCTGTGATTCGCGAGGATTGGGCTCAGTATCTCGATTCGGTGAACTACACCGATATCGAAGTCGGTCGCATTCTGTATCGCCTGGAAAAGGATGGCTCTCTCGAAAATACGATTGTCTTCTTTCTGACCGACCACGGTATCAGTCACGCTCGAGGAAAGCAATTCCTCTATGAGGAGGGAATTTTAATTCCGTTTGTGGTCTGGGCGCCGGGCCTGCTTCCTCAAGGAAAGGTTCGGGATGAGTTCATCGCCCACATCGACCTAGGAGCGACCTCACTTCAACTTGCAGGTATTCCGATTCCCAAAAGCATGCAGGGCCGCCCGCTTTTCGGCCCCGATGCCGAACCGCGCGATTATGTCGTCTCGGCACGGGATCGCTGTGATGAAACGGTCGATCGTATTCGTAGCATTCGGAAGGGGGATTTCAAATACATCCGTAATTTCTATCCTCAGCGTCCTTACCTTCAGCCCTGCGCCTACAAGGACGCCAAACCTTTTATGCCGATTCTGCGCGAGCTCTACGCGGCGGGAAAGCTGAACGAGGCTCAGTCCCTCCAGCTTGCTGAAATCCGTCCGGAAGAGGAACTCTACGATCTGACTCAGGACCTATGGGAAATTAATAACCTCGCGGAGGATCCGGCGTATCAGGATAAGCTCTCAGACTTTCGCGCCTTGCTTGGTCGTTGGGTGATGGATACCGATGACAAGGGCCGCTATCCCGAGTCAATCGAATTGTACGACAGCGATATGGCGCCTTACCTGAAGACATTGAAAAGTAGAAAACCGGAATCGGCGGCTAAGGTGGAGGCGAATATCGAATTGATGAAAACGTGGAGGATGGAAGGGAAGTAA
- a CDS encoding sulfatase-like hydrolase/transferase codes for MKRSLTQPLVLFSLVLSGFLIADDRPNIIFFLTDDQRHDTLGCAGNPIVETPTIDKLAAQGAEFTKISGIRFY; via the coding sequence ATGAAACGCTCGCTAACACAGCCTCTAGTTCTGTTTTCTCTTGTTCTGTCAGGATTCCTCATTGCGGATGATCGCCCAAATATCATCTTTTTCCTCACGGATGACCAACGTCACGATACGCTAGGCTGCGCGGGAAATCCAATAGTGGAAACGCCAACCATCGATAAGCTCGCCGCGCAGGGAGCGGAGTTCACGAAGATAAGCGGGATTAGGTTTTATTGA
- a CDS encoding sulfatase-like hydrolase/transferase encodes MKLIFNGICRFRLLTYVVAVVGVGQVSSANSSPNIVFILSDDQAWTDYGFMGHPDIKTPHLDKLAENSLVFERGYVAAPLCRPSLASMATGLFPFEHGVAGNDVDGRNNRAELDVPVREAFHGYPSFIKLLTANGYLSHQSGKWWEGSYSDGGFTHGMTHGDPERGGRHGDEGLKIGREGMAPITDFIDKATEAEKPFLVWYAPFLPHTPHNPPERLLKKYRKPGRAEDVAKYFAMCDWFDETCGELLGYLDEKSLTQNTMVIYICDNGWAAKSTNAADPDQAVWKGFALRSKGSPYENGIRTPIMLSWPGRVEPSRSPQLAHAIDLFPTIAAAAGLKAPANLPGVNLLDEAARKKRKTVFGVTNSIHNMTLGKPNETLQYLWCVEGAWKLMLRYSGEDTTRYKNVHIWDTAPVRLFNLVDDPYANDDLASSYPGVVERLKKRIENWHDVDSHLRESLSER; translated from the coding sequence ATGAAACTGATTTTTAATGGGATCTGCAGATTTAGATTGCTCACATACGTTGTAGCGGTGGTAGGCGTGGGCCAAGTTTCTTCGGCTAACTCATCTCCTAATATCGTATTCATCCTGAGTGATGATCAGGCGTGGACCGACTATGGTTTTATGGGACATCCGGATATCAAGACGCCACATCTGGATAAGTTGGCCGAGAACAGTCTTGTATTCGAGCGTGGATACGTTGCGGCTCCACTTTGCCGACCATCCTTGGCATCCATGGCGACGGGATTGTTTCCATTTGAGCATGGCGTTGCGGGTAACGATGTGGATGGGCGGAATAATCGGGCTGAGTTGGACGTTCCCGTGCGTGAGGCGTTTCACGGGTACCCGAGTTTTATCAAGCTTTTAACTGCGAATGGATACCTCTCGCATCAATCAGGGAAGTGGTGGGAAGGTTCCTACTCGGATGGCGGCTTCACCCATGGCATGACGCACGGCGATCCGGAACGCGGTGGCAGGCATGGTGATGAAGGGTTGAAGATCGGGCGCGAAGGGATGGCTCCGATAACGGATTTTATCGACAAGGCTACTGAAGCAGAGAAACCGTTCCTCGTTTGGTATGCGCCTTTCCTTCCCCACACGCCGCACAACCCGCCGGAGCGTTTGCTGAAAAAGTATCGAAAGCCCGGTCGGGCCGAGGATGTCGCCAAGTACTTTGCCATGTGCGACTGGTTCGACGAAACTTGCGGCGAATTGCTCGGGTACTTAGACGAGAAATCGCTTACTCAAAATACAATGGTCATTTATATTTGCGACAACGGCTGGGCGGCAAAAAGTACAAACGCTGCGGACCCGGATCAGGCCGTGTGGAAGGGATTCGCCCTTCGCTCGAAAGGTTCGCCTTACGAAAATGGTATCCGCACGCCCATTATGCTCTCTTGGCCAGGCCGGGTGGAGCCGTCTCGCTCACCTCAATTAGCGCATGCGATAGACCTCTTCCCTACGATAGCCGCTGCCGCAGGTCTGAAAGCCCCTGCCAATCTGCCTGGAGTTAACTTGCTCGATGAGGCGGCGAGAAAGAAACGCAAGACCGTTTTCGGAGTCACAAACTCGATTCATAACATGACGCTCGGCAAGCCCAATGAGACGCTACAATACCTCTGGTGCGTGGAGGGTGCTTGGAAACTTATGCTTCGTTATTCCGGCGAAGACACCACGAGATACAAAAATGTGCATATCTGGGATACCGCACCGGTTCGACTTTTCAACCTAGTGGATGACCCATATGCTAACGATGATCTTGCTTCATCGTACCCGGGAGTCGTGGAACGATTGAAAAAGAGGATCGAGAACTGGCACGATGTGGACAGCCATTTAAGGGAATCGTTATCGGAACGCTAG
- a CDS encoding CopD family protein gives MSGHLYLWTKTIHLVMVMAWMVSLFYLPRILVHLVEGKAAGQGVERLYIMARKLFMFGNVMSVLAILSGVWIGISMGYFSGQGWLHAKTFLVVLFIGYNHWTFRMVKKAEREALSWSSTALRWFNEIPLVGLIIVVYLVIGKPM, from the coding sequence ATGTCGGGACATCTCTATCTTTGGACGAAAACGATTCACTTGGTCATGGTCATGGCCTGGATGGTCAGCCTCTTTTACCTTCCACGCATTCTGGTGCATCTCGTAGAGGGCAAGGCCGCCGGCCAAGGCGTGGAGCGGCTCTATATCATGGCCCGAAAGCTTTTCATGTTCGGCAACGTCATGTCGGTACTCGCCATCCTTTCGGGCGTTTGGATTGGAATTTCCATGGGCTACTTTTCAGGTCAGGGCTGGCTGCATGCGAAGACTTTTCTCGTCGTGCTGTTCATTGGCTACAATCACTGGACGTTCCGCATGGTTAAGAAAGCCGAGCGGGAAGCGTTGTCGTGGTCCTCGACCGCATTGCGCTGGTTTAACGAGATCCCGCTGGTCGGACTGATCATCGTCGTCTACCTAGTCATCGGCAAGCCGATGTGA
- a CDS encoding ThuA domain-containing protein has protein sequence MKILKRLIQSRKNSVATVAAIALAAFALFSTACSDSANEMAELAEPTKIVFISGVPSHPSGQHEFRAGVILLARALEVQSGLPVEVAIAHHGWPEDESIFDDAKAIIIYSDGNARHPVNEHEAKMDELVSNGVGLMCMHYGVEVPKGEQGEYFKKWIGGHYEAAYSANPHWTAEVELNADHPISRGVPGFSANDEWYYNMRWATPKTAADILTGIPTRENINRYVHWNQFAEKLLGTKQTMMWAVERPDGGRGIGFTGGHWHRNWAIDDFRKVVLNAITWVAGLEVPENGVSSEAITEAQLNENLDEKKEMVQVALPSAGDLTQPAAKPVPYKWPGVPKP, from the coding sequence ATGAAGATCCTAAAACGCCTCATTCAATCCCGGAAGAACTCCGTTGCCACAGTTGCAGCGATAGCCCTCGCAGCGTTCGCCCTCTTCTCGACTGCCTGCAGCGATTCCGCCAATGAGATGGCTGAATTGGCCGAACCGACCAAGATCGTTTTCATCTCCGGCGTGCCGAGTCACCCATCCGGTCAGCACGAATTTAGAGCGGGCGTCATTCTGCTCGCCCGAGCGCTTGAGGTGCAGAGTGGGCTTCCCGTGGAAGTAGCTATCGCTCACCACGGGTGGCCCGAAGACGAATCCATCTTCGACGACGCCAAAGCGATCATAATCTACTCCGACGGAAACGCCAGGCACCCCGTTAACGAACACGAAGCCAAGATGGACGAATTGGTCAGCAATGGCGTCGGCCTCATGTGCATGCACTACGGAGTCGAAGTCCCTAAGGGCGAACAGGGGGAATACTTTAAGAAGTGGATCGGCGGACACTACGAGGCCGCTTACTCCGCAAACCCGCACTGGACGGCGGAAGTCGAACTCAATGCCGATCACCCCATCAGCCGGGGCGTCCCCGGATTCAGTGCCAATGACGAGTGGTACTACAACATGCGCTGGGCTACGCCGAAAACTGCAGCCGATATCCTAACTGGTATTCCCACCCGGGAAAATATCAATCGCTATGTTCATTGGAATCAATTCGCTGAAAAACTTCTCGGCACCAAGCAGACAATGATGTGGGCAGTCGAACGACCCGACGGCGGTCGCGGTATCGGCTTCACCGGCGGCCACTGGCACCGCAACTGGGCCATCGATGATTTTCGTAAAGTCGTTCTCAATGCCATCACCTGGGTGGCCGGCCTAGAGGTCCCTGAGAACGGAGTCTCATCTGAGGCCATCACCGAAGCGCAGCTCAACGAAAACCTCGACGAGAAGAAGGAGATGGTCCAGGTCGCCTTGCCTTCGGCAGGTGACCTTACTCAACCCGCTGCTAAGCCCGTCCCCTACAAGTGGCCTGGCGTGCCTAAACCTTAA
- a CDS encoding FAD-dependent oxidoreductase, which produces MFIDATYEGDLLAAANVSYRVGREPSTAFGESLGGPWRKVS; this is translated from the coding sequence ATGTTTATCGATGCCACCTACGAAGGCGACCTTTTGGCTGCTGCCAACGTGTCCTATCGCGTTGGGCGCGAACCGTCGACGGCTTTTGGGGAGTCGCTTGGAGGCCCATGGCGGAAGGTGTCGTAG
- a CDS encoding bacteriorhodopsin-like has protein sequence MSSKKISFTLLSTLFLPVFAFGDAHSAGDVAHSGSLHPSDFVGVSFWLATAIMLAATVFFFVERDRVKGKWKTSLTVAGLVTGVAFWHYLYMRDVWVETGSSPTVFRYIDWLITVPLQIVEFYLILAAVTVVGVRVFWKLLIASLVMLIGGYLGEAGYVNATLGFVVGMAGWLYIIYEIFKGEASQVNEGSGNVASQKAFKTIRLIVTVGWAIYPIGYFLAYMGGGSNDSETLNIVYNLADLVNKAAFGLAIWVAATSDSE, from the coding sequence ATGTCTAGTAAAAAAATATCATTCACATTACTCAGCACACTGTTTTTACCAGTGTTTGCTTTTGGCGACGCCCATTCTGCTGGGGATGTTGCTCACAGTGGTTCACTACACCCGAGTGATTTCGTTGGCGTCAGCTTCTGGCTAGCGACTGCGATCATGCTTGCTGCTACAGTATTTTTCTTTGTCGAACGCGATCGCGTCAAAGGCAAATGGAAAACTTCCCTCACAGTTGCAGGTCTCGTTACGGGTGTTGCTTTTTGGCACTACCTGTACATGCGTGACGTTTGGGTTGAGACAGGATCTAGCCCGACTGTTTTCCGCTACATTGATTGGTTAATAACTGTGCCACTGCAAATAGTGGAGTTTTACTTGATTCTCGCCGCTGTGACAGTAGTCGGCGTGCGGGTCTTCTGGAAGCTCTTGATCGCATCACTGGTGATGCTGATTGGTGGTTACCTAGGTGAAGCTGGTTACGTAAACGCAACACTTGGTTTTGTTGTGGGTATGGCAGGCTGGCTATACATCATCTATGAAATCTTCAAAGGTGAAGCCTCACAGGTTAATGAAGGTAGCGGTAACGTGGCTTCTCAGAAAGCCTTTAAGACCATTCGTCTCATTGTTACCGTTGGTTGGGCTATTTACCCTATCGGTTACTTCCTTGCTTACATGGGCGGAGGCAGTAACGACAGCGAAACATTGAATATAGTTTATAACCTTGCTGACTTAGTGAACAAAGCTGCTTTTGGACTCGCAATTTGGGTAGCTGCTACCAGTGACAGTGAATAG